A genome region from Brassica oleracea var. oleracea cultivar TO1000 chromosome C2, BOL, whole genome shotgun sequence includes the following:
- the LOC106322833 gene encoding histone H2B.7-like — protein sequence MAPKAEKKPAEEKSKAEKAPAEKKPKAGKKLPKEAGAGAGGDKKKKMKKKSVETYKIYIFKVLKQVHPDIGISSKAMGIMNSFINDIFEKLAGEASKLARYNKKPTITSREIQTAVRLVLPGELAKHAVSEGTKAVTKFTSS from the coding sequence ATGGCGCCCAAGGCAGAGAAGAAGCCCGCGGAGGAGAAATCGAAAGCGGAGAAGGCTCCGGCGGAGAAGAAACCAAAGGCCGGGAAGAAGCTCCCGAAGGAGGCCGGAGCAGGCGCAGGCGGAGACAAGAAGAAGAAGATGAAGAAGAAGAGCGTGGAGACGTACAAGATCTACATCTTCAAGGTGCTGAAGCAGGTCCACCCGGACATCGGAATCTCGAGCAAGGCCATGGGGATCATGAACAGCTTCATCAACGATATCTTCGAGAAGCTCGCTGGCGAGGCCTCGAAGCTCGCGAGGTACAACAAGAAGCCCACCATCACTTCTAGGGAGATTCAGACCGCGGTGAGGCTCGTGCTTCCCGGAGAGTTGGCGAAACACGCTGTCTCGGAAGGTACAAAGGCTGTCACGAAGTTCACCAGCTCCTAG